The window TTCACTTCCTTATGAATGGCACAATACACCCAATCTTCATTTCCTGAGCCTTCTTGAGTTCATTGAATACTGTAAAAAGCAGGACATTAAGATTGAAAGCGCCTATATTCTTGGGAAAAATAGAAAAGTGCCTATATTCCTGAACCTTTTTGCCGAAGTCGGCATATTTGTTCTTAAAGGAAGTGGGCAGCAGAAAATACAGACATAGTCGCGAGGTTAATTTATGACAGACAACATGCTCTTCTCTCCCTATGTCTACTGAAACAGCACAGTGCTCAGATAACGTTCGCCCGTATCCGGCATTATCACTACAATCAGCTTGCCCTTATTCTCGGCCCGCTTTCCGATCTGGAGTGCGGCAAACGTGGCAGCGCCTGATGAGATACCCACAAGAAGACCTTCTTCTTTCGCAAGTCTTCTTGCGGTATCAAGGGCTTCTTCGTTCTTTACTTTAAAGATTTCATCTATAACCTTAAGATTCAGCACATCAGGTACAAAACCGGCACCGATTCCCTGTATTTTATGTGGGCCGGGATTCCCGCCTGAAAGTACAGGAGAATCATATGGCTCTACGGCAACTGCTTTGAATGAGGGTTTACGTGCTTTGATAATTTCGGCAACACCCGTTACGGTGCCGCCGGTACCCACGCCTGCTATAAGTATATCAATTTCACCATCCGTATCCTCCCATATCTCCTCAGCGGTAGTTGCTTTGTGTATGGCAGGGTTAGCAGGATTTTTGAACTGCTGAGGGATAAATGAGTTCGGTGTCTCTTTGGCAAGCTCTTCGGCCCTGGCTATTGCGCCTTTCATGCCTTGGGCACCCGGAGTTAACACTAATTCAGCTCCATATGCCTTCAGCAGACTTCTTCTTTCAACGCTCATCGTATCGGGCATTGTGAGAATAAGCCGGTATCCCTTTGCTGCAGAGACAAAGGCAAGAGCGATCCCTGTATTGCCGGATGTGGGTTCAATAAGAACCGTATCTTTTGTGATAAGTCCCTTATCTTCCGCATCTTTGATCATTGCATAGCCTATGCGGTCTTTTACGCTCCCCGCCGGGTTAAATGATTCGATCTTTCCTACAATTTTGGCGTCAATTCCGGCAGTTATCTTGTAAAGTCTTAGAAGCGGTGTCCTTCCGATTAATTCTGTTAAATTGTTTGCAATCTTTGACATAATTGATTCCTCCTATAAAAATATTTTTCTTCTTTAAAATCCAACTTGCAATCTTTTGACTCCGTTGTTTTAAAAACTTTTTAATGTAACATCATAATCATATATATCCTATATGATTAGTATACTATAACAAGTCTGTCTTATTGTCAACACCTGCTTATATATTTTTTATTTTTTCGTAAATAAAAATTATTCTAAAAAAGCAGATACCCATTGAGACTCAAAAAAATTCATTTTTCTTTGTAAATCATGTATACGTCTGATCGGTCCGGCATGAAGATTCGCAGATGAGGATTGTACTTGAAAACAAATAAACTTCACATAATCTAATGATTATTCGAAAGATTATAATTTTGCATAATTTAAACATTTGTAAATTTACCGGGGAGAACGGTTATTTCTCCACCTTCAAATACCTGGACAAATATGAACATCCCGTATTTTAATCAAAAAACGTCATATGCATCGAGTTATTGCTATGATGTTTTTTTGATTTTTGGTTTTGCAGCAGTTTTAACTGCCATTTTTGGTTTGGCTTCGCTCTTTTTTGTTACTGCTTTTGCTGCTGCCTTTTTTTTCGGTTTTAATGCTTCCGTATTGTTTTGTCCGGTTTTATCTTTGTTTTTATATCTCGTCTTTACAATTGTCTCTGCTTCAATCCAGTGGTCAAAATGTCTTCCATGCACCATGCCTTCTCTTTCAAAAATTTCATAGGCAATCTTTTCTATTTCATCATAATAATCCATAGGCACCTCTCAAAAAATTATTGTTTGATAACAATTAAAACAGAATGAATGATTCTGTTTTAAAACTATCTCAAACTATATATATACTAACTTACGTTTTTAAGCTTTGTCTATAATTATAGATCAAATTAATTCTGGAAGGCCATTTGGAGAATTAAGATGCGGTATGTTTCTTAAGGTTTTTTTGTCTCTTGAAAGGCAG of the Pseudomonadota bacterium genome contains:
- a CDS encoding DUF2934 domain-containing protein, encoding MDYYDEIEKIAYEIFEREGMVHGRHFDHWIEAETIVKTRYKNKDKTGQNNTEALKPKKKAAAKAVTKKSEAKPKMAVKTAAKPKIKKTS
- the cysK gene encoding cysteine synthase A produces the protein MSKIANNLTELIGRTPLLRLYKITAGIDAKIVGKIESFNPAGSVKDRIGYAMIKDAEDKGLITKDTVLIEPTSGNTGIALAFVSAAKGYRLILTMPDTMSVERRSLLKAYGAELVLTPGAQGMKGAIARAEELAKETPNSFIPQQFKNPANPAIHKATTAEEIWEDTDGEIDILIAGVGTGGTVTGVAEIIKARKPSFKAVAVEPYDSPVLSGGNPGPHKIQGIGAGFVPDVLNLKVIDEIFKVKNEEALDTARRLAKEEGLLVGISSGAATFAALQIGKRAENKGKLIVVIMPDTGERYLSTVLFQ